In Streptomyces canus, one DNA window encodes the following:
- a CDS encoding SRPBCC family protein → MAQVEATTERIVAADAEKVFDAVADYSGTRGKVLPEQFSEYEVREGGDGEGTLVHWKLQATSKRVRDCLLEVTEPTDGELVEKDRNSSMVTTWRVTPAGEGKSRVVVTTTWDGAGGIGGFFEKTFAPKGLGRIYDSLLGRLATEVEK, encoded by the coding sequence ATGGCGCAGGTCGAGGCCACTACGGAGCGGATCGTCGCGGCGGACGCGGAGAAGGTGTTCGACGCCGTCGCCGACTACAGCGGCACGCGCGGGAAGGTGCTGCCCGAGCAGTTCAGCGAGTACGAGGTGCGCGAGGGCGGTGACGGCGAGGGCACCCTCGTCCACTGGAAGCTCCAGGCCACCAGCAAGCGCGTGCGCGACTGCCTCCTGGAGGTCACCGAGCCCACCGACGGCGAGCTCGTCGAGAAGGACCGTAACTCCTCCATGGTCACCACCTGGCGGGTCACCCCGGCCGGCGAGGGCAAGTCCCGCGTCGTCGTGACCACCACCTGGGACGGTGCCGGCGGCATCGGCGGCTTCTTCGAGAAGACCTTCGCGCCCAAGGGCCTCGGCCGGATCTACGACTCCCTCCTCGGCCGGCTCGCCACCGAGGTCGAGAAGTAA
- a CDS encoding Rv2578c family radical SAM protein, translated as MRWENLTESAEHGRADAALFGADAVVSRTFDTPEFAGITFHEIRARSIINRVPGASRMPFEWTVNPYRGCTHACVYCFARKTHSYLDLDTGLGFDSQIVVKVNAPELLRRQLGSRRWAGDHIAMGTNVDCYQRAEGRYRLMPGILAALRDHANPFSILTKGTLILRDLDLLTQAAEVTDVGISVSVGFTDPELWRTVEPGTPAPERRLDVVRTLGEHGIGCGVLMAPVIPFLSDQPAQLRATVRAIAAAGATSVTPLVLHLRPGAREWFMAWLTREHPYLVRRYERLYADGAYAPKWYQRRITRQVHELAQEYGIGPAGAGMPRRIREPEPEVAPMSEPTQLTLI; from the coding sequence ATGCGCTGGGAGAACCTCACCGAGTCCGCCGAACACGGACGGGCCGACGCCGCCCTGTTCGGCGCCGACGCGGTGGTCAGCCGTACCTTCGACACGCCCGAGTTCGCCGGGATCACGTTCCACGAGATCCGGGCCCGCTCGATCATCAACCGGGTGCCGGGCGCCTCCCGCATGCCTTTCGAGTGGACGGTCAACCCCTACCGGGGCTGCACGCACGCGTGCGTCTACTGTTTCGCCCGCAAGACCCACAGCTATCTCGACCTGGACACCGGTCTCGGCTTCGACTCACAGATCGTGGTCAAGGTGAACGCCCCCGAGCTGCTGCGCCGCCAGCTGGGCTCGCGCCGCTGGGCGGGCGACCACATAGCGATGGGCACCAACGTCGACTGCTACCAGCGCGCGGAGGGCCGCTACCGCCTGATGCCGGGCATCCTCGCCGCCCTGCGCGATCACGCGAACCCCTTCTCGATCCTGACGAAGGGCACGCTGATCCTGCGGGACCTCGACCTCCTCACACAGGCCGCGGAGGTGACGGACGTCGGGATCTCCGTGTCGGTCGGCTTCACCGACCCCGAGCTGTGGCGCACCGTCGAGCCCGGCACCCCGGCTCCGGAGCGGCGCCTGGACGTCGTACGGACACTGGGCGAGCACGGGATCGGGTGCGGGGTGCTGATGGCGCCGGTGATCCCGTTCCTGAGCGACCAGCCGGCACAGTTGCGGGCCACGGTGCGCGCGATCGCCGCCGCGGGAGCCACGTCGGTCACCCCGCTGGTGCTGCATCTGCGGCCGGGCGCCAGGGAGTGGTTCATGGCCTGGCTGACCCGGGAGCACCCGTATCTGGTGCGCCGTTACGAGCGGCTCTACGCGGACGGCGCCTACGCTCCGAAGTGGTACCAGCGCCGGATCACCCGTCAGGTCCACGAGCTGGCCCAGGAGTACGGCATCGGTCCCGCGGGCGCGGGGATGCCGCGACGGATCCGGGAGCCGGAACCCGAGGTCGCGCCGATGTCCGAACCTACCCAACTCACGTTGATCTGA
- a CDS encoding alpha/beta hydrolase, giving the protein MRKRAAVLCGAAIVVAGTFTAVPADASAPPSAPTASAAGLTWKKCGTADYPTLQCASLKVPLDHANPRGRQITLALSRVPHTAKEYQGPLLVNPGGPGGSGLTFAGFIASGLPKAVAAQYDVIGFDPRGVGASKPALNCRPGYFNPVRPDSVPSTPAIEKANLERAKSFAAACGRKYASVLPYINTISAVQDMDSVRRALGAKRINYFGYSYGTYLGAVYAKLFPHQVRRLVLDSIVDPTGVWYDDNLGQDYAFNDRHRALMAWIAKYDATYKLGTDPEKIEAKWYAMRAALAKKPAGGKVGASELEDTYVPGGYYNGYWPYLAEAFAAYVNSKNADPLIDAYEDFGAVDASGDNGYSIYTSVQCRDASWPRDWRQWQKDNWAVYEKAPFMAWSNAWYNAPCAFWPTGSLKPVNIANGKLPPALLFQATNDAATPYEGGATVHRMLAGSSFVVEEGGGNHGITLSGNTCLDTYLAAYLTDGKVPRGGGEADAVCQALPDPKPLTAKAASTSSRGAALHRLLGARS; this is encoded by the coding sequence ATGAGAAAACGCGCAGCCGTGCTGTGCGGTGCCGCGATCGTCGTGGCCGGGACGTTCACCGCCGTCCCCGCCGACGCCAGCGCCCCGCCCTCCGCACCCACCGCATCCGCCGCCGGACTCACCTGGAAGAAGTGCGGCACCGCCGACTACCCGACCCTTCAGTGCGCGTCCCTCAAGGTGCCGCTCGACCACGCGAACCCGCGCGGGCGGCAGATCACCCTCGCGCTGTCCCGGGTCCCCCACACCGCGAAGGAGTACCAGGGCCCACTGCTGGTCAACCCCGGCGGCCCCGGCGGCAGCGGTCTGACCTTCGCCGGATTCATCGCCTCCGGCCTGCCCAAGGCCGTCGCGGCACAGTACGACGTCATCGGCTTCGACCCGCGCGGGGTGGGCGCGAGCAAGCCCGCCCTGAACTGCAGGCCGGGCTACTTCAACCCGGTGCGCCCGGACTCCGTGCCGAGCACGCCCGCGATCGAGAAGGCCAACCTCGAGCGAGCGAAGTCCTTCGCCGCGGCCTGCGGCCGGAAGTACGCGAGCGTGCTGCCGTACATCAACACCATCAGCGCCGTGCAGGACATGGACTCCGTCCGCCGGGCCCTCGGCGCCAAGAGGATCAACTACTTCGGTTACTCGTACGGCACCTACCTGGGCGCGGTCTACGCCAAGCTCTTCCCGCACCAGGTGCGCCGACTGGTCCTGGACTCGATCGTGGACCCGACCGGGGTCTGGTACGACGACAACCTCGGCCAGGACTACGCGTTCAACGACCGGCACCGCGCGCTGATGGCCTGGATCGCCAAGTACGACGCGACGTACAAGCTGGGCACCGACCCCGAGAAGATCGAGGCCAAGTGGTACGCGATGCGGGCGGCCCTCGCCAAGAAGCCCGCGGGCGGCAAGGTCGGCGCCTCGGAGCTGGAGGACACCTACGTCCCGGGCGGCTACTACAACGGCTACTGGCCCTACCTGGCCGAGGCGTTCGCGGCGTACGTGAACAGCAAGAACGCCGACCCACTGATCGACGCGTACGAGGACTTCGGCGCCGTGGACGCGTCCGGGGACAACGGCTACAGCATCTACACGTCCGTCCAGTGCCGTGACGCCTCCTGGCCGCGTGACTGGAGGCAGTGGCAGAAGGACAACTGGGCCGTGTACGAGAAGGCCCCGTTCATGGCCTGGAGCAATGCCTGGTACAACGCACCGTGCGCGTTCTGGCCGACCGGCTCGCTGAAGCCGGTGAACATCGCCAACGGCAAGCTGCCGCCGGCGCTGCTCTTCCAGGCGACGAACGACGCGGCCACCCCGTACGAGGGCGGTGCGACGGTCCACCGCATGCTGGCCGGATCCAGCTTCGTCGTCGAGGAGGGCGGCGGAAACCACGGCATCACGCTGAGCGGGAACACCTGCCTGGACACGTACCTCGCCGCGTATCTGACCGACGGCAAGGTGCCGCGTGGCGGCGGCGAGGCCGACGCGGTCTGCCAGGCGCTGCCCGATCCGAAGCCGCTCACCGCCAAGGCGGCGTCCACGTCCTCGCGCGGTGCGGCGCTGCACCGGCTGCTCGGCGCCCGAAGCTGA
- a CDS encoding RidA family protein, translating into MSELTRIPAPAGLAPAAQYSHVVLGRGRFVALSGQVALDEDGKLVGEGDAAAQARQVFENLRRCLTAAGATFDDVVKLTYFVTDMAHMPALRAARSEHIPDDRLPAASAVQVAALVRPEFLMEVEAFAVVGE; encoded by the coding sequence ATGAGTGAGCTGACCAGGATTCCCGCCCCCGCCGGGCTCGCCCCCGCGGCCCAGTACTCCCACGTGGTGCTGGGCCGTGGCCGTTTCGTCGCACTCTCGGGCCAGGTGGCTCTCGACGAGGACGGCAAGCTCGTCGGCGAGGGCGATGCCGCGGCCCAGGCCCGTCAGGTCTTCGAGAACCTCCGCCGCTGCCTGACCGCCGCCGGAGCGACCTTCGACGACGTCGTCAAGCTCACCTACTTCGTCACGGACATGGCCCACATGCCGGCACTCCGGGCGGCCCGCTCCGAGCACATACCCGACGACCGGCTGCCGGCGGCCTCGGCCGTGCAGGTGGCGGCGCTGGTGCGGCCGGAGTTCCTGATGGAGGTGGAGGCGTTCGCGGTGGTGGGCGAATAA
- a CDS encoding GNAT family N-acetyltransferase, whose product MDDDRLLIRPMVLADCDRVAEIRVRGWQSAYRGLIPQSYLDAMSVARDAERHRTRFGQGDGSVVNLVAEWDGEVVGWACHGPYRDGEVRTDDAELYAVYVDPRRYGTGIGHALLLESLWNRTAVGHERMYLWVLEDNTRARRFYERAGFEADGTEEPFEADGVPVQEVRYARTLNT is encoded by the coding sequence ATGGACGACGACCGACTCCTCATCCGCCCGATGGTCCTCGCCGACTGCGACCGCGTGGCCGAGATCCGCGTCCGCGGCTGGCAGAGCGCGTACCGGGGCCTCATCCCGCAGTCGTACCTCGACGCCATGAGCGTGGCGCGGGACGCCGAGCGGCACCGCACGCGCTTCGGTCAGGGGGACGGCAGCGTCGTGAACCTCGTGGCCGAGTGGGACGGCGAGGTCGTGGGCTGGGCCTGTCACGGCCCGTACCGGGACGGCGAAGTCCGCACCGACGACGCCGAGTTGTACGCCGTCTACGTGGACCCGCGGAGATACGGCACCGGTATCGGACACGCCCTGCTGCTGGAGTCCCTGTGGAACCGCACGGCCGTGGGCCACGAGCGCATGTACCTGTGGGTCCTCGAGGACAACACCCGCGCGCGCCGCTTCTACGAACGGGCGGGCTTCGAGGCCGACGGCACCGAGGAGCCCTTCGAGGCGGACGGCGTCCCCGTACAGGAGGTGCGGTACGCCCGGACGCTCAACACCTGA
- a CDS encoding adenylosuccinate lyase has protein sequence MDEELRSLTERLRQESGASAAYDRLMATEDLDELAGVLTEPGQPLWARELAAFRLGLAGDRRAFESLVLLLNHRDPPRCAAAAYALARLDDPRTARAAAALATNELRVAYALHPVRLLAELRAPESVPALITTLERRLRPHDPYRRVALACVEGLGTLADTRARPVLNEALAHPTLAEAAVRALARIPKQR, from the coding sequence ATGGACGAAGAGTTGCGATCGCTCACGGAGCGTTTACGGCAGGAGTCGGGAGCGTCGGCCGCCTACGACCGTCTGATGGCGACCGAGGACCTCGACGAACTGGCCGGGGTGCTCACCGAGCCCGGACAGCCGCTGTGGGCCCGGGAGCTCGCCGCGTTCCGGCTCGGCCTGGCCGGGGACCGCCGGGCCTTCGAGTCCCTCGTCCTGCTGCTCAACCACCGGGATCCGCCGCGCTGCGCCGCCGCCGCGTACGCCCTCGCCCGTCTGGACGACCCGCGCACGGCCCGCGCGGCCGCCGCCCTCGCCACCAACGAACTGCGGGTCGCCTACGCCCTGCACCCGGTCCGGCTCCTGGCCGAGCTGCGCGCCCCCGAGTCCGTGCCGGCGCTGATCACCACGCTGGAACGCCGGCTGCGCCCGCACGACCCCTACCGCCGCGTGGCGCTCGCCTGCGTGGAGGGCCTGGGCACCCTGGCGGACACCCGCGCCAGACCCGTACTGAACGAGGCGCTCGCGCATCCCACGCTCGCGGAGGCGGCGGTGCGGGCGCTGGCACGGATCCCGAAGCAGCGGTGA
- a CDS encoding 3-hydroxyacyl-CoA dehydrogenase family protein — MATPLSDPSLSPLKTIAVVGLGTMGTGIAEVLARAGRDVIGIDISEAAAAKAAATLETSTARAVQRGRLTEQERADVLARVRTSTDLTAAAEADLVIEVAPESYEIKHQIFRELDGIVRPETILATGTNALSVTRLAADSARPERVLGLHFFNPAPAMKLVEVVSSVLTAPTAVAAVTNLALDLGKEPVAVGDRPGFVADGLLFGYLNQAAAMYEAKYASREDIDAAMRLGCGLPMGPLALLDLIGIDTARTVLEAMYAESHDRLHAPAPVLKQLSEAGLTGRKSGRGFYTYEAPGSATVVRDALTPLEGSERNQGREVRSVGVAGSGTMASGIAEVFAKAGYEVVLAARSEEKAQTAKARIGKSLSRSVDKGRMTAEAAARTLDLITAAGSYESFADVDLAVEAVAEDLEIKQQLFQTLDKVCKPGAVLATTTSSLPVVACARATSRPQDVIGMHFFNPAPAMKLVEVVRTVLTAEDVHATVREVCVKIKKHAVDCGDRAGFIVNALLFPYLNNAIKMVQEHYASLDDIDAAMKLGGGYPMGPFELLDVVGLDVSLAIEKVLHREFRDPGLAPALLLEHLVAAGCLGRKTGRGFREYARR, encoded by the coding sequence ATGGCCACTCCCCTGTCCGACCCCTCCCTGTCCCCGCTCAAGACGATCGCCGTCGTCGGCCTCGGCACCATGGGCACCGGCATCGCCGAGGTCCTCGCCAGGGCCGGCCGCGACGTCATCGGCATCGACATCAGCGAGGCCGCGGCCGCCAAGGCAGCCGCCACTCTGGAGACCTCGACCGCCCGTGCCGTGCAGCGCGGCCGGCTGACCGAGCAGGAGCGCGCGGACGTCCTCGCCCGTGTCCGCACCTCCACCGACCTCACCGCCGCGGCCGAAGCCGACCTCGTCATCGAGGTGGCTCCGGAGTCGTACGAGATCAAGCACCAGATCTTCCGCGAGCTCGACGGGATCGTGCGCCCCGAGACGATCCTCGCGACCGGCACCAACGCCCTGTCCGTGACCCGCCTGGCCGCCGACTCGGCCCGCCCGGAGCGCGTGCTGGGCCTGCACTTCTTCAACCCGGCGCCCGCGATGAAGCTGGTCGAGGTCGTCTCCTCGGTGCTCACCGCGCCGACGGCGGTCGCGGCGGTCACCAACCTCGCCCTGGACCTCGGCAAGGAACCTGTCGCGGTCGGCGACCGGCCCGGCTTCGTCGCGGACGGGCTGCTGTTCGGCTATCTCAACCAGGCGGCCGCGATGTACGAGGCGAAGTACGCCTCCCGCGAGGACATCGACGCGGCGATGCGGCTCGGCTGCGGTCTGCCGATGGGCCCCCTGGCGCTGCTGGACCTGATCGGCATCGACACCGCGCGGACGGTCCTGGAGGCCATGTACGCCGAGTCCCACGACCGGCTGCACGCCCCCGCCCCGGTTCTCAAGCAGCTCAGCGAGGCGGGTCTGACCGGACGCAAGTCGGGACGCGGCTTCTACACCTACGAGGCTCCGGGCAGCGCGACGGTCGTGCGGGACGCGCTGACGCCCCTGGAGGGCTCCGAGCGGAACCAGGGCCGCGAGGTCCGCTCCGTCGGTGTCGCGGGCTCCGGCACCATGGCGTCCGGTATCGCGGAGGTGTTCGCCAAGGCCGGTTACGAGGTCGTGCTCGCCGCCCGCAGCGAGGAGAAGGCGCAGACGGCGAAGGCCCGCATCGGCAAGTCGCTGTCCCGCTCCGTCGACAAGGGCCGGATGACCGCCGAGGCGGCCGCGCGGACCCTGGACCTGATCACCGCGGCGGGCTCGTACGAGTCCTTCGCGGACGTCGACCTGGCCGTCGAGGCCGTCGCCGAGGACCTGGAGATCAAGCAGCAGCTCTTCCAGACGCTGGACAAGGTCTGCAAGCCGGGCGCGGTCCTGGCCACCACGACCTCCTCGCTGCCCGTCGTCGCCTGCGCCCGCGCCACCTCGCGGCCGCAGGACGTGATCGGCATGCACTTCTTCAACCCGGCGCCCGCGATGAAGCTGGTCGAGGTCGTCCGTACGGTCCTGACGGCCGAGGACGTCCACGCGACGGTCCGCGAGGTCTGCGTCAAGATCAAGAAGCATGCGGTCGACTGCGGCGACCGTGCGGGCTTCATCGTGAACGCCCTGCTCTTCCCGTACCTCAACAACGCGATCAAGATGGTGCAGGAGCACTACGCGTCCCTCGACGACATCGACGCGGCGATGAAGCTGGGCGGCGGCTACCCGATGGGCCCCTTCGAGCTCCTGGACGTCGTCGGCCTGGACGTCTCGCTCGCGATCGAGAAGGTCCTGCACCGCGAGTTCCGCGACCCGGGACTGGCTCCGGCCCTGCTGCTGGAGCATCTGGTGGCAGCGGGCTGCCTCGGCCGCAAGACCGGCCGTGGCTTCCGCGAATATGCCCGGCGCTGA
- a CDS encoding TetR family transcriptional regulator, whose protein sequence is MSQPAKSSRTPATSDAPESAAGSRAAAQRLKMRRELAAAAMELFSTKGYEATTVDEIAAAAGVARRTFFRHFRSKEEAIFPDHDDTLIRAEAVLNAAPAHEHPLDTVCRGIKEVMKMYAARPEISVARYKLTREVPTLREAEIASVARYERLFTRYLLGHFDEHAHDDDANDDPLLAEVAASAVVTAHNHVLRRWLRAGGQGDVEAQLDHAFAIVRKTFGTGIGAGRDTAAPRPAPASVASQGEVLVTVARTDAPLDEVMRAIEQALKER, encoded by the coding sequence ATGTCCCAGCCCGCCAAGTCCTCCCGTACACCAGCCACGTCCGACGCGCCGGAAAGTGCCGCAGGCAGTCGTGCGGCCGCCCAGCGGCTCAAGATGCGCCGAGAACTGGCGGCCGCCGCGATGGAGCTGTTCTCCACCAAGGGGTACGAGGCAACCACTGTCGACGAGATCGCGGCCGCGGCCGGGGTCGCCCGTCGCACCTTCTTCCGCCACTTCCGCTCCAAGGAAGAGGCGATCTTCCCCGATCACGACGACACGCTGATCCGGGCGGAAGCCGTGCTGAACGCGGCCCCCGCGCACGAGCACCCGCTCGACACGGTGTGCCGCGGCATCAAGGAAGTCATGAAGATGTACGCGGCCCGGCCGGAGATCTCGGTCGCCCGCTACAAGCTGACGCGCGAGGTGCCGACGCTGCGCGAGGCGGAGATCGCGTCGGTGGCCCGCTATGAGCGGCTGTTCACGCGCTATCTGCTCGGGCACTTCGACGAGCACGCGCACGACGACGACGCGAACGACGACCCGCTGCTGGCGGAGGTCGCCGCGTCCGCCGTGGTCACCGCGCACAACCATGTGCTGCGCCGGTGGCTCCGGGCCGGGGGGCAAGGGGACGTGGAGGCGCAGTTGGACCACGCCTTCGCAATCGTGCGGAAGACCTTCGGGACGGGAATCGGGGCAGGTCGGGACACCGCGGCGCCGCGGCCGGCTCCGGCTTCCGTGGCCTCTCAGGGAGAGGTCCTGGTCACCGTCGCTCGCACGGACGCGCCGCTCGATGAAGTGATGCGGGCCATCGAGCAGGCGCTCAAGGAGCGCTGA
- the ccrA gene encoding crotonyl-CoA carboxylase/reductase, with product MTVKDILDAIQSPDSTPADFAALPLPESYRAITVHKDETEMFAGLQTRDKDPRKSIHLDDVPVPELGPGEALVAVMASSVNYNSVWTSIFEPLSTFGFLERYGRTNDLAKRHDLPYHIIGSDLAGVVLRTGPGVNAWKPGDEVVAHCLSVEMESSDGHNDTMLDPEQRIWGFETNFGGLAEIALVKSNQLMPKPDHLSWEEAAAPGLVNSTAYRQLVSRNGAGMKQGDNVLIWGASGGLGSYATQFALAGGANPICVVSSPQKAEICRAMGADAIIDRNAEDYKFWKDEQTQDPKEWKRFGKRIRELTGGEDIDIVFEHPGRETFGASVFVTRKGGTITTCASTSGYMHEYDNRYLWMSLKRIIGSHFANYREAWEANRLIAKGKIHPTLSKVYSLEETGQAAYDVHRNLHQGKVGVLCLAPEAGLGVRDEEMRAQHIDAINRFRNI from the coding sequence GTGACCGTGAAGGACATCCTGGACGCGATCCAGTCGCCGGACTCGACTCCGGCCGACTTCGCCGCTCTGCCGCTCCCCGAGTCGTACCGCGCCATCACCGTCCACAAGGACGAGACGGAGATGTTCGCGGGCCTGCAGACCCGCGACAAGGACCCGCGCAAGTCGATCCACCTCGACGACGTGCCGGTGCCCGAGCTGGGCCCGGGTGAGGCCCTGGTCGCCGTCATGGCATCGAGTGTCAACTACAACTCGGTGTGGACCTCGATCTTCGAGCCGCTGTCGACCTTCGGGTTCCTGGAGCGCTACGGCCGCACCAACGACCTGGCCAAGCGGCACGACCTGCCGTACCACATCATCGGCTCCGACCTCGCGGGCGTCGTCCTGCGCACCGGCCCGGGCGTCAACGCCTGGAAGCCCGGCGACGAGGTCGTCGCCCACTGTCTCTCGGTCGAGATGGAGTCCTCGGACGGCCACAACGACACGATGCTCGACCCCGAGCAGCGCATCTGGGGATTCGAGACCAACTTCGGCGGCCTCGCTGAGATCGCGCTGGTCAAGTCCAACCAGCTGATGCCGAAGCCGGACCACCTCAGCTGGGAGGAGGCCGCCGCCCCGGGGCTCGTGAACTCCACCGCCTACCGGCAGCTCGTCTCCCGCAACGGCGCCGGCATGAAGCAGGGCGACAACGTCCTGATCTGGGGCGCGAGCGGCGGACTCGGCTCGTACGCCACACAGTTCGCGCTGGCCGGAGGCGCCAACCCGATCTGTGTCGTGTCCTCACCGCAGAAGGCGGAGATCTGCCGGGCGATGGGCGCCGACGCGATCATCGACCGCAACGCCGAGGACTACAAGTTCTGGAAGGACGAGCAGACCCAGGACCCGAAGGAGTGGAAGCGCTTCGGCAAGCGCATCCGTGAACTCACCGGTGGCGAGGACATCGACATCGTCTTCGAGCACCCCGGCCGCGAGACCTTCGGCGCGAGTGTCTTCGTCACCCGCAAGGGCGGCACCATCACCACCTGCGCCTCGACCTCGGGCTACATGCACGAGTACGACAACCGCTACCTGTGGATGTCCCTGAAGCGGATCATCGGCTCGCACTTCGCCAACTACCGCGAGGCCTGGGAGGCCAACCGGCTCATCGCGAAGGGCAAGATCCACCCGACGCTGTCGAAGGTCTACTCCCTGGAGGAGACCGGCCAGGCGGCCTACGACGTGCACCGCAACCTCCACCAGGGCAAGGTCGGCGTGCTGTGCCTGGCCCCCGAGGCAGGTCTCGGCGTGCGCGACGAGGAGATGCGCGCCCAGCACATCGACGCCATCAACCGCTTCCGCAACATCTGA
- a CDS encoding protein meaA has product MTERQFADGKREKDRPWLMRTYAGHSTAEASNELYRRNLAKGQTGLSVAFDLPTQTGYDSDHILARGEVGRVGVPIAHLGDMRRLFQDIPLEQMNTSMTINATAMWLLALYQVVAEEQGADITQLQGTTQNDIVKEYLSRGTHVFPPGPSLRLTTDMIAYTVSHIPKWNPINICSYHLQEAGATPVQEIAYAMSTAIAVLDAVRDSGQVPQERMGDVVGRISFFVNAGVRFIEEMCKMRAFGRIWDKVTRERYGIENPKHRRFRYGVQVNSLGLTEAQPENNVQRIVLEMLAVTLSKDARARAVQLPAWNEALGLPRPWDQQWSLRMQQVLAYESDLLEYADIFEGSHVVEAKVSTLVEDSLAEIERIQEMGGAMAAVESGYLKSQLVSSHAERRARIESGQEKIIGVNIFETTEPNPLTADLDTAIQTVDPAVEARVISGLQHWRDTRYQPPFNHPRPCKALEKLKEAAKGTANLMEATLECARAGVTTGEWAGALREVFGEFRAPTGVSSAPVAVPAEEGSAMADVRRRVDLTAKDLGVGKLRFLVGKPGLDGHSNGAEQIAVRARDAGFEVVYQGIRLTPEQIVDAALAEDVHAVGLSILSGSHAQLVPDVLERLHVAGATDVPVIAGGIIPNGDAEQLRAAGVAAVFTPKDFDITGIIGRIVDEIRKANKLDPLEVPA; this is encoded by the coding sequence ATGACTGAGCGTCAGTTTGCCGACGGCAAGCGGGAGAAGGACCGGCCGTGGCTCATGCGCACGTATGCCGGTCACTCCACGGCCGAGGCGTCCAACGAGCTGTACCGGCGCAACCTCGCCAAGGGCCAGACCGGCCTGTCGGTCGCGTTCGACCTGCCGACGCAGACCGGCTACGACTCCGACCACATCCTCGCCCGCGGCGAGGTCGGCCGGGTCGGCGTGCCGATCGCGCACCTGGGTGACATGCGCCGGCTGTTCCAGGACATCCCCCTGGAGCAGATGAACACCTCGATGACGATCAACGCCACCGCCATGTGGCTGCTGGCGCTCTACCAGGTCGTCGCCGAGGAGCAGGGCGCGGACATCACCCAGCTCCAGGGCACGACCCAGAACGACATCGTCAAGGAGTACCTGTCCCGCGGGACGCACGTCTTCCCGCCGGGGCCGAGCCTCCGTCTGACGACCGACATGATCGCGTACACGGTCTCCCACATCCCGAAGTGGAACCCGATCAACATCTGCAGCTACCACCTGCAGGAGGCGGGCGCCACACCGGTCCAGGAGATCGCGTACGCGATGTCGACGGCGATCGCGGTCCTGGACGCCGTCCGGGACTCCGGCCAGGTGCCGCAGGAGCGCATGGGCGATGTCGTCGGCCGTATCTCCTTCTTCGTGAACGCGGGCGTCCGGTTCATCGAGGAGATGTGCAAGATGCGCGCCTTCGGCCGTATCTGGGACAAGGTCACGCGGGAGCGCTACGGCATCGAGAACCCCAAGCACCGGCGCTTCCGGTACGGCGTCCAGGTCAACTCCCTCGGGCTGACCGAGGCGCAGCCGGAGAACAACGTCCAGCGGATCGTCCTCGAGATGCTGGCCGTGACCCTCTCGAAGGACGCACGCGCGCGTGCCGTCCAGCTGCCGGCCTGGAACGAGGCCCTCGGTCTCCCCCGGCCCTGGGACCAGCAGTGGTCGCTGCGGATGCAGCAGGTGCTGGCGTACGAGAGCGACCTGCTGGAGTACGCGGACATCTTCGAGGGCTCGCACGTCGTCGAGGCGAAGGTCTCCACGCTCGTCGAGGACTCCCTCGCGGAGATCGAGCGGATCCAGGAGATGGGCGGCGCGATGGCCGCCGTCGAGTCGGGCTATCTGAAGTCGCAGCTCGTCTCCTCGCACGCCGAGCGCCGGGCTCGTATCGAGTCCGGGCAGGAGAAGATCATCGGCGTCAACATCTTCGAGACGACCGAGCCGAACCCGCTGACGGCCGACCTGGACACCGCGATCCAGACGGTGGACCCGGCCGTCGAGGCCCGGGTCATCTCGGGGCTCCAGCACTGGCGCGACACCCGCTACCAGCCGCCCTTCAACCACCCGCGCCCCTGCAAGGCGCTGGAGAAGCTGAAGGAGGCCGCCAAGGGCACCGCCAACCTCATGGAGGCCACCCTGGAGTGCGCCCGCGCCGGGGTCACGACCGGCGAGTGGGCCGGCGCGCTGCGCGAGGTGTTCGGCGAGTTCCGCGCCCCGACCGGCGTGTCGTCGGCACCGGTGGCGGTCCCGGCGGAGGAGGGCTCGGCCATGGCCGACGTCCGCCGCAGGGTCGACCTGACCGCGAAGGACCTGGGCGTCGGAAAGCTGCGCTTCCTGGTCGGCAAGCCGGGCCTGGACGGGCACTCCAACGGCGCCGAGCAGATAGCCGTACGCGCGCGGGACGCCGGCTTCGAGGTCGTGTACCAGGGCATCCGGCTGACGCCCGAGCAGATCGTGGACGCGGCCCTCGCCGAGGACGTGCACGCGGTCGGCCTGTCGATCCTGTCCGGCTCGCACGCGCAGCTGGTGCCGGACGTACTCGAGAGGCTGCATGTGGCAGGCGCCACAGATGTACCTGTCATCGCCGGTGGGATCATCCCCAATGGAGACGCCGAACAGCTCAGGGCTGCCGGCGTGGCCGCGGTCTTCACCCCGAAGGACTTCGACATCACCGGCATCATCGGCCGCATCGTCGACGAGATCCGGAAAGCGAACAAGCTCGACCCCCTGGAGGTCCCCGCATGA